The Hyphomicrobium sp. 99 genome contains the following window.
TCATATGTTCGAGACTTTTTTCACCGAGCTTCGCTCGGCCAAACTGCCGGTAACCCTTAAGGAATATCTGACGCTGCTCGAGGCCGTCGGCGCCGGCGTTGCAGGCGGCCGCGTCGAGGACTTCTATTATCTCGCCCGGGCCACCCTCATTAAGGACGAGCGAAACCTCGATCGTTTCGACCAGATCTTCGCGCACGTCTTCAAGGGAATTGACCTTCTGCCCGAAGCCATCGAAGCCGAAATCCCCGAGGAATGGCTTCGCCGGATCAGCACGCTTCACCTCTCCGAAGAGGACAAAAAGAAGATCGAGGAACTCGGCGGCTGGGACAAGATCATGGAGGAGCTGAAGAAGCGCCTCGCCGAACAGAAGGAGCGCCACCAGGGCGGCAACAAGTGGATCGGCACCGGCGGCACCTCCCCTTACGGGGCATACGGATATAATCCCGCAGGCATTCGCATCGGCCAGCACGAGAGCCGGCATCGCCGTGCCATCAAGGTTTGGGATAAACGCGAATTCAAGGATCTCGCGGGCACAGCTGAAATCGGCACACGGACGATCAAGGTCGCGCTTCGGCGCTTACGCCAATTCGCACGCTCCGGCGCCGCCTCCGAGCTCGATCTCGACAGCACGATCCGCGGCACC
Protein-coding sequences here:
- a CDS encoding VWA domain-containing protein, with protein sequence MFETFFTELRSAKLPVTLKEYLTLLEAVGAGVAGGRVEDFYYLARATLIKDERNLDRFDQIFAHVFKGIDLLPEAIEAEIPEEWLRRISTLHLSEEDKKKIEELGGWDKIMEELKKRLAEQKERHQGGNKWIGTGGTSPYGAYGYNPAGIRIGQHESRHRRAIKVWDKREFKDLAGTAEIGTRTIKVALRRLRQFARSGAASELDLDSTIRGTAEKGYLDVRLRPERHNAVKLLMFFDIGGSMDDHIREVEDLFSAARAEFKHLEYYYFHNCLYEGVWKENARRYTNKIDTWQVLHTYPADYKVIFIGDASMSPYEITVAGGSVEHMNEEPGAVWLKRVTDIYKHAIWLNPVDEQHWDWTPSIGIVRQLLGGRMFPLTLDGLDAGMRALMR